One part of the Streptomyces sp. NBC_00286 genome encodes these proteins:
- the thrS gene encoding threonine--tRNA ligase — protein MSDVRVIIQRDSEREERVVTTGTTAAELFTGERTIIAARVAGELKDLAYEVKDGETVEGVEISSEDGLNILRHSTAHVMAQAVQELFPEAKLGIGPPVKDGFYYDFDVEKPFTPEDLKAIEKKMQEIQKRGQRFSRRVVTDEAARTELASEPYKLELIGLKGSASSDDGADVEVGAGELTIYDNIDAKTGDLCWKDLCRGPHLPTTRNIPAFKLMRNAAAYWRGSEKNPMLQRIYGTAWPSKDELKAHLEFLAEAEKRDHRKLGSELDLFSIPEQIGSGLAVFHPKGGIIRRVMEDYSRRRHEEAGYEFVYTPHATKGKLFETSGHLDWYADGMYPPMQLDEGVDYYLKPMNCPMHNLIFDARGRSYRELPLRLFEFGTVYRYEKSGVVHGLTRARGFTQDDAHIYCTREQMSEELDKLLTFVLELLRDYGLTDFYLELSTKDETKFVGSDEAWEEATETLREVAEKQGLPLVPDPGGAAFYGPKISVQARDAIGRTWQMSTIQLDFNLPERFELEYTSPDGSKQRPVMIHRALFGSIERFFAVLLEHYAGAFPAWLAPVQAVGIPVGDAHVEYLEKFAAEAKQKGLRVEVDSSSDRMQKKIRTAQKQKVPFMIIVGDDDMNADTVSFRYRDGSQENGIPRDEALAKLVDVVERRVQV, from the coding sequence GTGTCAGACGTCCGTGTGATCATCCAACGCGATTCCGAGCGGGAAGAGCGCGTGGTGACGACGGGCACTACGGCCGCCGAACTCTTCACCGGGGAGCGCACGATCATCGCCGCGCGGGTGGCGGGCGAGCTGAAGGACCTCGCGTACGAGGTGAAGGACGGCGAGACCGTCGAGGGCGTCGAGATCTCCTCCGAGGACGGTCTGAACATCCTGCGCCACTCCACCGCGCACGTCATGGCGCAGGCCGTGCAGGAGCTCTTCCCCGAGGCCAAGCTGGGCATCGGCCCGCCGGTCAAGGACGGCTTCTACTACGACTTCGACGTCGAGAAGCCGTTCACGCCCGAGGATCTCAAGGCCATCGAGAAGAAGATGCAGGAGATTCAGAAGCGCGGTCAGCGTTTCTCGCGGCGTGTGGTGACGGACGAGGCCGCGCGTACGGAGCTGGCTTCGGAGCCGTACAAGCTGGAGCTGATCGGGCTGAAGGGCTCGGCGTCTTCGGACGACGGTGCGGATGTCGAGGTGGGCGCCGGCGAGCTGACCATCTACGACAACATCGACGCCAAGACCGGTGACCTGTGCTGGAAGGACCTGTGCCGGGGGCCGCACCTGCCGACCACGCGGAACATTCCGGCGTTCAAGCTGATGCGCAACGCCGCCGCGTACTGGCGTGGCAGCGAGAAAAACCCGATGCTGCAGCGCATCTACGGCACCGCCTGGCCGTCCAAGGATGAGCTCAAGGCGCACCTCGAGTTCCTCGCGGAGGCCGAGAAGCGCGATCACCGGAAGCTGGGCAGCGAACTTGACCTGTTCTCGATTCCTGAGCAGATCGGGTCGGGACTGGCCGTCTTCCATCCCAAGGGCGGCATCATCCGCCGGGTGATGGAGGACTACTCGCGGCGTCGCCACGAGGAGGCGGGCTACGAGTTCGTCTACACCCCGCATGCGACGAAGGGGAAGCTCTTCGAGACCTCGGGGCACCTGGACTGGTACGCGGACGGTATGTACCCGCCCATGCAGCTCGACGAGGGCGTGGACTACTACCTCAAGCCCATGAACTGCCCGATGCACAACCTGATCTTCGACGCGCGTGGGCGGTCGTACCGTGAACTGCCGCTCAGGCTCTTCGAGTTCGGGACCGTGTACCGGTACGAGAAGTCGGGCGTCGTGCACGGGCTGACCCGGGCCCGCGGCTTCACCCAGGACGACGCGCACATCTACTGCACGCGTGAACAGATGTCGGAGGAGCTTGACAAGCTGCTCACATTCGTCCTCGAACTGCTGCGGGACTACGGTCTGACCGACTTCTACCTGGAACTGTCCACCAAGGACGAGACCAAGTTCGTCGGCTCGGACGAGGCCTGGGAAGAGGCGACCGAGACGCTGCGGGAGGTGGCTGAGAAGCAGGGGCTGCCGTTGGTTCCGGACCCGGGTGGTGCCGCCTTCTACGGGCCGAAGATCTCCGTCCAGGCGCGCGATGCCATCGGCCGTACGTGGCAGATGTCGACGATCCAGCTCGACTTCAACCTGCCGGAGCGCTTCGAGCTGGAGTACACCTCGCCCGACGGTTCCAAGCAGCGTCCGGTCATGATCCACCGCGCGCTGTTCGGCTCGATCGAGCGGTTCTTCGCTGTGCTGCTGGAGCATTACGCCGGCGCGTTCCCGGCGTGGCTGGCTCCGGTGCAGGCGGTCGGTATCCCGGTGGGCGACGCGCATGTCGAGTACCTGGAGAAGTTCGCTGCCGAGGCTAAGCAGAAGGGGCTGCGGGTCGAGGTCGACTCTTCGTCGGATCGCATGCAGAAGAAGATCAGGACGGCACAGAAGCAGAAAGTTCCGTTCATGATCATCGTCGGTGACGATGACATGAACGCCGACACGGTGTCGTTCCGGTACCGCGACGGGTCGCAGGAGAACGGCATTCCGCGGGACGAGGCGCTGGCGAAGCTTGTTGATGTTGTGGAGCGCCGAGTGCAGGTGTGA